A window from Amblyomma americanum isolate KBUSLIRL-KWMA chromosome 7, ASM5285725v1, whole genome shotgun sequence encodes these proteins:
- the LOC144099194 gene encoding uncharacterized protein LOC144099194: MKALLLCLFLFLRDASCGIVETPGYGAALVAETGTSTQHRSQDIHGNYDFGYEEKHTSGGSFRQETGDAYGNKVGSYGLTDADGRVRIVKYVADANGFRVIVNTNEPGTAPSTPAAASINVPQEPVVPAPAPVAHVVSAPVAPVATAPVAAVAVAPAPVVKTVVSAAPVVQAAAPVVAAPAPAVVAAPAVTTFRRFVPASLFAGATVAAPVVPAAPVFGYRRAVAAAPVVAAPATYSAGFVPSLPYAASAIAPPPRRVLVRKVVPAGYAGYGGYAGYGGGYGLRGAATSYAAPAVLAAPAVFGAKLTAAVPAYTYGPRAVGPTFASKPLDYYEHLANKLGATYLRRRR, from the exons GCGCTACTACTCTGCCTCTTCCTGTTCCTGAGGGACGCCAGCTGCGGTATCGTGGAGACTCCAGGCTACGGCGCTGCATTGGTCGCCGAGACGGGAACATCGACGCAGCACCGATCTCAAGAC ATCCACGGCAACTATGACTTCGGTTACGAAGAGAAGCACACCTCGGGCGGCTCCTTCCGCCAAGAAACCGGCGACGCCTACGGAAACAAGGTCGGCTCCTACGGCCTGACCGACGCCGACGGCCGTGTGCGCATCGTCAAGTACGTGGCCGACGCCAACGGCTTCCGCGTCATCGTCAACACCAACGAGCCGGGCACCGCGCCGTCCACGCCAGCCGCCGCCTCCATCAACGTCCCTCAGGAACCTGTCGTTCCGGCACCCGCTCCGGTCGCTCACGTCGTCAGCGCTCCCGTCGCACCAGTGGCGACCGCTCCCGTTGCCGCCGTAGCTGTCGCTCCGGCTCCCGTCGTCAAGACCGTCGTCTCAGCTGCTCCCGTTGTACAggccgcagcaccagttgtggcGGCTCCAGCACCGGCCGTTGTCGCGGCGCCAGCCGTGACGACATTCAGGAGATTCGTGCCAGCCTCACTGTTTGCTGGCGCCACCGTCGCTGCGCCCGTAGTGCCAGCCGCTCCTGTTTTCGGCTACCGCCGGGCCGTAGCCGCTGCTCCGGTCGTGGCTGCCCCGGCCACGTATTCGGCCGGCTTCGTTCCATCGTTGCCGTACGCCGCCTCCGCCATCGCACCGCCACCCCGTAGAGTGCTTGTCCGGAAGGTCGTTCCCGCTGGCTACGCTGGCTATGGTGGCTACGCTGGTTACGGCGGAGGATACGGTCTCCGTGGCGCTGCGACTTCGTACGCGGCACCAGCCGTCCTGGCGGCGCCAGCCGTGTTTGGGGCGAAGCTGACTGCCGCCGTTCCGGCTTATACGTACGGCCCCAGAGCTGTAGGGCCAACGTTTGCGTCCAAACCACTGGACTACTACGAGCACCTGGCCAACAAGCTCGGAGCGACATACCTGCGTCGCCGTCGCTGA
- the LOC144099195 gene encoding uncharacterized protein LOC144099195 — protein sequence MKVIILLAALAVANAGFVGHAGYGHGYGGYGHGYGHGYGHAVVAKVAEAGHSNQHRSQDLAGNYKFGYKEAHTSGSSFRQEAGDAWGNKVGSYGLTDADGRVRVVKYVADGHGFRAHISTNEPGTAASHPAAAAYNAGHAVPAVGYGVAAPVAKVAVAAAVPVAAYAHAPYGYGGYGHGGYGHGGYGHGGYGHGGYGHGGYGYGHGVFHGGYGGHGGYGHFGYHG from the exons ATGAAG GTCATCATCCTCCTCGCCGCCCTCGCGGTCGCCAACGCCGGATTTGTTGGCCACGCCGGATACGGACATGGCTACGGCGGCTACGGACATGGCTACGGACATGGCTACGGCCATGCTGTCGTCGCCAAGGTCGCTGAGGCTGGCCACTCCAACCAGCACAGGTCTCAGGAT CTTGCCGGCAACTACAAGTTCGGCTACAAAGAGGCCCACACCAGCGGCAGCTCCTTCCGCCAGGAAGCCGGCGACGCCTGGGGCAACAAGGTTGGTTCCTACGGTCTCACCGACGCTGACGGCCGCGTCCGTGTCGTGAAGTACGTCGCCGACGGCCACGGCTTCCGCGCCCACATCTCGACCAACGAGCCCGGCACCGCCGCCTCCCACCCCGCTGCCGCCGCCTACAACGCCGGCCACGCCGTGCCCGCCGTCGGCTACGGAGTCGCCGCTCCCGTCGCCAAGGTCGCCGTCGCTGCCGCCGTCCCTGTCGCTGCCTACGCTCACGCCCCCTACGGATACGGAGGCTACGGACACGGAGGCTACGGACACGGAGGTTACGGACATGGAGGTTACGGACATGGAGGTTACGGACATGGAGGTTACGGCTACGGCCACGGCGTCTTCCACGGAGGCTACGGAGGCCATGGAGGTTATGGCCACTTCGGTTACCACGGTTAA